AAAGGTTCCTTATGATAACGTTCCCTGTCCTGCTACTTTTACTCCAACCTGGTATATAAAAGGAACAACATATTATTCAGGGTATCCAGCAGGAAATTTCCCACCAACTCTTTATCTTGCTACTTATACCACTTGCACAAATAGCAACCCAACTATGTGCACCGCAACAACTTTACTCCATGACCATAAAGATTTATTGGTGAGTATAGGTGTAGGAACACAAACTACCAATGGAACAAAGACTGTATTTACTTACTGGGTTGATGATAACGAAACTATCTGGACTACACAGGATTATAAAGGGATAAAGGTTCTTATAGAATGGATAGAAGGAGGAATTATCCGCAAACGTGAAGTATCCACTTGTATTTCTAAAAAATAAAGAACAAGGAACTACCCTCTTAGAATTTATTGTCGGAGCAGGTATCCTGGCAATAATAGCAATGGTTATTATTTTATTTATGAGGCATGGAATGGATTTTATGGTAAAAGGCGTTCCTACTAAACCTCAAGAAATAGTAAAATTGATTTTAGAAGGAGAAGAG
This region of bacterium genomic DNA includes:
- a CDS encoding prepilin-type N-terminal cleavage/methylation domain-containing protein, with the protein product MREEGFSLVEILIAALIFTIFALAIFNCINYSYKNVITSRNAEVAINLCQETMESIKKVPYDNVPCPATFTPTWYIKGTTYYSGYPAGNFPPTLYLATYTTCTNSNPTMCTATTLLHDHKDLLVSIGVGTQTTNGTKTVFTYWVDDNETIWTTQDYKGIKVLIEWIEGGIIRKREVSTCISKK